One genomic window of Oncorhynchus clarkii lewisi isolate Uvic-CL-2024 chromosome 5, UVic_Ocla_1.0, whole genome shotgun sequence includes the following:
- the LOC139409038 gene encoding vascular cell adhesion protein 1-like — MYLILLWVLILPVTAFSFHMELKPKNALLKVGDRHELQCSVKDCNEKVTISWALLEDKPVFAKIHTSGSESVAVFDPVSTAHDDTLLCKGSCGESTKQQRAVVKVYSFPEAPVISGHDRLLLGQTNTLTCEVTDAYPAEHLRLEWLRGDSMLQTDAESVVSTYTFTPTPEDKQASITCRATHDQEGVPDDEKTKETTVSLTVLYAPQITSISELTVVRVGSSPTLMCHAEGNPRPEIQWKAIGPHGQAVIVGQSEELVLTEMTLVDSGQYECVASNTIGNITASVNVIVEAPPTNTSIKVSPASKVKEGENVTVSCLSDGAPVGRMVLRRLSEDQDVALQSSNGSSTSFTLSSALLADSALYQCEAFNEHGSQKVSTLLSVEAYPLEVEMVSGVMAEMGSKLVLSCLASGCPQPAFSWRSMLDMPVHSRTLNQDSLSQLHLGPLGLAHEQAYTCEAKCGSVIKSKQLEVKVFSFPSDPIIENPGPFLEDGEATLYCSVADVYPVSHVQIQWLDGETELHSGVGRYSSELQNVTSTLSFSVEPEDQGRRITCRVGLQMDVVHQSRRDRKAVTVLELHYAPRGTTITVSPASEVKEGESVTVSCLSDGAPVGWMVLRRLSEDQDVKLQSHNGSSTSFTLSSALLADSALYQCEAFNEHGSQKASTHVTVKAPPRNTTVLVYPSTEVQEGQNVTVCCRSVSFPPPVVVLRKLDNGTELYSPDGNFLLVNLTPKDTGLYQVNVTNDLGYETKIFSINVMEKHSSPSPDWNQIVIPAVCVGMMVTTTVLVLDNLRRARRKGSYELAKCKPSTA; from the exons ATGTATCTCATTCTGTTATGGGTATTGATACTACCAGTAACAG cATTTTCATTTCATATGGAGCTGAAACCAAAGAATGCACTTTTGAAAGTCGGTGATAGGCATGAGCTGCAATGCTCGGTGAAGGATTGCAATGAAAAGGTTACCATCTCCTGGGCTTTGCTGGAGGACAAGCCAGTGTTTGCGAAAATACACACCTCCGGGTCGGAATCAGTGGCGGTCTTTGACCCTGTGTCGACAGCACACGATGACACACTTCTCTGCAAAGGCAGTTGCGGAGAATCGACCAAACAACAGCGTGCGGTTGTCAAAGTATACT CATTTCCAGAGGCCCCTGTCATATCAGGCCATGACCGACTTCTCTTGGGCCAGACCAACACTCTGACATGTGAGGTGACAGACGCTTATCCTGCAGAGCACCTGAGGCTTGAGTGGCTGCGAGGAGACAGCATGCTCCAGACAGATGCAGAGTCTGTTGTGTCCACCTACACGTTCACGCCCACCCCTGAGGACAAACAGGCGAGCATCACATGCAGAGCCACTCACGATCAGGAGGGTGTGCCTGATGATGAGAAGACCAAGGAAACCACTGTTTCTCTCACAGTGCTTT atgCACCACAGATTACGTCAATATCTGAGCTGACTGTTGTGAGAGTTGGCTCCAGTCCCACATTGATGTGCCATGCTGAAGGGAACCCCAGACCAGAGATACAGTGGAAAGCCATTGGTCCACACGGACAGGCTGTCATAGTAGGGCAGAGCGAGGAGCTTGTCCTTACAGAGATGACACTGGTGGATTCTGGTCAATATGAGTGTGTGGCAAGCAACACCATTGGAAACATCACAGCCAGCGTGAACGTCATTGTTGAAG CTCCCCCAACAAACACCTCCATCAAAGTAAGCCCAGCCAGTAAGGTGAAAGAAGGGGAGAACGTGACGGTGTCCTGCCTGTCAGACGGAGCTCCGGTGGGACGGATGGTGCTGAGGAGACTCTCTGAGGACCAGGATGTAGCTCTTCAGTCCAGCAAcggctcctccacctccttcaccctctcctctgCCCTGCTAGCAGACTCTGCTCTCTACCAGTGCGAGGCCTTCAATGAGCACGGCAGCCAGAAAGTCAGCACCTTGCTCTCCGTTGAAG CGTATCCCCTGGAGGTGGAGATGGTATCGGGGGTGATGGCTGAGATGGGATCCAAACTGGTGCTCTCCTGCCTGGCTTCGGGCTGTCCCCAGCCAGCCTTCTCCTGGAGGAGCATGCTGGACATGCCCGTCCACAGCCGCACACTCAACCAGGACTCCCTCTCCCAGCTCCACCTGGGCCCACTTGGGCTGGCCCATGAGCAAGCCTACACCTGTGAGGCCAAGTGTGGCTCTGTCATCAAGTCCAAGCAATTAGAGGTCAAGGTCTTCT ctTTCCCCTCGGACCCTATCATCGAGAACCCGGGACCCTTTCTGGAAGACGGGGAGGCCACCTTATATTGTTCTGTAGCCGATGTCTACCCAGTCAGTCACGTGCAGATTCAATGGCTCGATGGGGAAACGGAGCTGCACTCCGGCGTGGGTCGGTACTCCAGTGAGCTCCAGAATGTGACGTCAACGTTATCTTTTTCGGTGGAACCGGAGGACCAGGGGAGGCGGATCACCTGCAGAGTCGGTCTTCAGATGGACGTGGTCCATCAAAGTCGGAGAGACAGGAAAGCGGTGACTGTACTGGAGCTCCACT ATGCCCCCAGGGGAACCACCATCACAGTGAGCCCAGCCAGTGAGGTGAAGGAAGGGGAGAGCGTGACGGTGTCCTGCCTGTCGGACGGCGCTCCAGTGGGATGGATGGTGCTGAGGAGACTCTCTGAGGACCAGGATGTAAAGCTCCAGTCCCACAAcggctcctccacctccttcaccctctcctctgCCCTGCTAGCAGACTCTGCTCTCTACCAGTGTGAGGCCTTCAATGAGCACGGCAGCCAGAAAGCTAGCACACACGTTACAGTTAAAG CACCTCCTAGGAATACAACAGTCCTGGTCTATCCGTCCACTGAGGTTCAGGAGGGCCAAAATGTCACTGTATGCTGTCGCTCTGTTAGCTTCCCCCCACCTGTGGTGGTTTTGAGAAAACTGGACAATGGCACAGAGCTCTACTCCCCGGATGGGAACTTCCTGCTGGTGAACCTTACGCCCAAAGATACAGGCCTATACCAGGTGAATGTGACCAATGACCTGGGCTACGAGACTAAGATCTTCAGCATTAACGTCATGG AGAAGCATTCCAGTCCTTCACCTGACTGGAACCAGATAGTCATTCCTGCTGTCTGCGTGGGAATGATGGTGACCACCACAGTCCTAGTCCTGGACAATCTTAGGAGAGCCAGGAGGAAGGGCTCCTATGAGCTGGCCAAGTGTAAGCCCAGCACTGCATAG
- the LOC139410101 gene encoding G protein-coupled receptor 88-like has protein sequence MQNDSAQLADCDVGHDAKISLAALYSLMCLFGTILNLLVVYLVVTFKKLRTASNAFIVNGCIADLLVCAFWMPHEAVGIYSGSPFPAGYQAFKDALLFLGITVSLLSHSLIAVNRYVLITKSPVTYLSIYQKRRTEWMISASWLSALGFILPWITSLRYPQEGCSYLPASAASLLKGGKPIFSDPFAAGTLALTIIGQTMVVLYCYLKIFRRVQISVKRVSILHFPIVNNLPYSFPRKDKRLGFYVLAVCFIFILTTQPLFWVLSIALFTTVPLALRTCSWMFFCTLFVTNPFLYTWKNEEFRKSFRSVLKGEFWRGSTVGVEPITINTISHLLPRQNSRRAFLAEIN, from the coding sequence ATGCAAAACGACTCGGCGCAACTGGCAGACTGCGATGTGGGACACGATGCCAAAATCAGTCTTGCGGCACTCTATTCTCTCATGTGCCTGTTTGGGACCATTTTAAACCTTTTGGTTGTCTACCTGGTCGTGACATTTAAGAAACTTCGGACGGCTAGCAATGCGTTTATTGTGAACGGCTGTATAGCCGACCTGTTGGTGTGCGCATTTTGGATGCCGCACGAGGCGGTGGGAATTTATTCTGGAAGCCCTTTCCCGGCTGGGTACCAAGCCTTCAAAGATGCGCTCTTATTTCTCGGCAtcactgtctctcttctctcccattcCCTGATCGCCGTCAACCGATACGTGTTGATTACCAAATCACCAGTGACCTATCTGTCAATCTACCAAAAAAGACGCACAGAATGGATGATAAGCGCTTCGTGGCTTTCGGCGCTGGGATTTATTTTACCCTGGATCACATCTTTACGGTACCCACAGGAAGGATGCTCATATCTCCCGGCTTCCGCAGCATCACTGCTCAAAGGAGGGAAGCCCATTTTCTCTGACCCATTTGCAGCTGGTACCCTGGCGTTGACTATTATTGGTCAGACAATGGTTGTTCTGTATTGCTATTTAAAAATCTTTCGAAGGGTGCAGATCAGTGTGAAGAGGGTCAGCATATTACATTTTCCTATAGTAAATAACCTTCCATATTCGTTCCCCAGAAAGGACAAACGTTTGGGGTTTTACGTGTTGGCAGTGTGTTTCATATTCATACTCACTACACAGCCTCTTTTCTGGGTGTTATCAATAGCACTTTTTACCACAGTGCCATTGGCACTAAGGACTTGTTCTTGGATGTTTTTCTGCACTCTCTTTGTTACAAACCCATTTCTCTACACTTGGAAGAACGAGGAGTTTAGAAAATCTTTCAGATCCGTGCTCAAGGGAGAATTTTGGAGAGGGTCTACAGTTGGGGTTGAGCCCATCACAATTAATACAATATCTCACCTTCTGCCGAGACAAAACAGTAGAAGGGCATTTTTGGCTGAGATAAATTGA